In Candidatus Chlorohelix allophototropha, one DNA window encodes the following:
- the rpsP gene encoding 30S ribosomal protein S16, which yields MVKIRLMRLGRKKMPVYRLVVTESASARNGRFIETIGTYNPIGATETVQLNSERAKYWISVGAQPTAAAAGILRRNGVEFKGHPKGEYVAADSK from the coding sequence GTGGTAAAAATCAGGTTGATGCGGTTGGGTCGGAAGAAGATGCCGGTGTACCGCTTAGTGGTCACTGAAAGCGCTTCGGCTCGTAACGGTCGCTTCATCGAAACAATCGGAACTTATAACCCTATCGGCGCTACTGAAACTGTTCAATTGAATAGCGAGCGTGCGAAATATTGGATTAGCGTTGGCGCACAGCCTACCGCCGCCGCTGCCGGTATTCTCCGTCGGAATGGTGTCGAATTCAAAGGACATCCCAAAGGCGAATACGTAGCCGCAGATTCCAAGTAA
- a CDS encoding KH domain-containing protein, whose protein sequence is MKDLILYVAQSLVDNPQEVHVRQIDSSRSIIIKLSVAPEDMGKVIGKQGKIAKSLRTLLSVAAAREGKRATLEIQS, encoded by the coding sequence GTGAAAGATCTCATCCTGTATGTGGCACAATCACTGGTGGATAACCCGCAAGAAGTGCATGTCCGTCAGATTGATAGCAGCCGTTCTATAATTATAAAACTTTCAGTCGCGCCGGAAGATATGGGCAAGGTAATCGGAAAGCAAGGGAAAATTGCCAAGTCTTTGCGTACCTTACTATCAGTAGCGGCTGCTCGTGAAGGCAAGCGCGCCACACTGGAAATCCAGTCTTAA